AAAGTAATTACAAGTGGACTTTCTCTATAAAAAATACGggaaagggccaaatatacccatctactttcgaaaatagtctaagaatacccttgttatactattgggttatctataccctgcagtcatactttgggttcaaatatacccctcatttaaatggagggacacgtgtcatcgtcctgttggtcaattctaaatatctcctaattaattaaaaagactcattatccatacccgaaaaataatttttttttggtaaaaactggaaaaaactaaaaagCATTTTtgctaaaaactgaaaaaaacgaaaatattttttttttcagtttttacaaaaaaaattgctttagaaaaaactgaaaaatattttctaaaacaatgtttttgaaaaaactataaaataaaataaaataaaaagctgaaaattaattttctaaagcaatttttttgtaaaaactgaaatcttttttattaaaaactgaaaaaaacgaaaatattttgtttttcagTTTGTACAAAAAAAcagctttaaaaaaagctgaaaaatattttctaaaataatatatttgtaaaaactgaaaacaaaactaaaaagcaaatttctaaagcagtgtttttgtaaaaactgaaaaaataaatattttctttttttttcagtttttagtttaaaatatttcagtttttttcagtttttaattgttttagaaaattgcttttcagtttttttaaaaatattgttttagaaaatatttttcagtttttttaaagcagtttctggaaaaaaaaatattttcgtttttttcagttttttgtaaaaatgtttttgagttttttccagtttttacaaaaaaaaaaaatttatttttcaggtATGGAttatgagtctttttaattaattaagagatatttagaattgaccaacatgatgatgacacgtgtccctccgtttaaatgaggggtatatttgaacccaaagtatgactgcaggggtatagataactcaatagtataacgaggggtattcttagaccattttcgaaaatagagaggtatatttggccctttaccGTAAGccgtaaaaaatatatataatgtcAGAGCACATAGAGAATCGTGAGTTTAAGTCTTACGGCCAAAAAGAATCAGCTCATACATAAAAGATCGTGTTAACAAATAAttgaataaataaaattttaccatctttttaaaaaaaaaaattaaatagatgcGATGGTCACACATTTTAATAATACCTCGCGGCTTCGTGCAATGCTGTACATCCTTTGACATTCTTCTTTCTAAGTGCTTCTATACTAAGAAGACCTTCTTTAATAAGTGCTCTAAAAGCAGCAACATTTCCTTTTATGGCCAGAAAGTGAAGAACTGTGTCACAACGTTGGTTTAGTGATATGAAACTTTTTTCTCTCACCAATGCAAGACACTCTTCTATATCATTATCTGATGGAAGCATGTaagcttttgagaaaaatatgtgTTCTGTGCTTATAACTGCCATATTAAGATATATAGTACTTTCCTAATTTTCATTTCTACTATATATAGAGTTGTATTTTTTCTGTTTCTAGTGGTTTAGCTAGGTTTTCTGTACTAAAATAATGTTGGTTTCTTTTAAATATAGTTGTTTGGAGGTATGAATATTCCTAGCTAGGCTCCTTATAACAAGAAAAGAATAAAGTGTCATTTACTACAGTTTTTGTAATAATGATAAAAGCAACGGTTCATCACTTTAAGTTATGTCTCTCCAAAGACTCCAATCAAACAAGAACAAGTCTATATGCTGTTGTAGAGATTCTTGAAGTAGAAAGCAACAAAATTAAAGGAGCAAACAAGTGTTTCTTACGACTAATTTCACTTGCATTAGTTAGTACatatattctatatatatatCTGTGGCTTTTTCTGCTTTTTATAATTTCTACTAGACTTGTCCCTATATATCTTTCCTTCTATCTTTGGTATAATGTTTTGAAGAAATAGACAAGAATTGGAATCCTTtatcaaaaagagaaaaaaagaagagtTAGAGGTCTTTAATTAAAGATGGTAAGATTACTTCTTTGGAATAACTTTAGCGGGTCATGAATCACGATggagaaaagaagtgattaactACAATAGGAGCTTGATAGGTAAGAACTATATATCAAGTTAAAATTCTTAATCCTCTTATTGTtctattttaaaatcttaaattgtATTCTTGACGGACACCTTTCTCTCTCCACTACTTTGAGCAAGGATCAATTTAAGATTAGTCTTTCTATCAGGGACAAAAGATATATAGTTAGAAATATGAGTTTACGTGAACCCAATAGCTTTTACCTAATCAACTAAAAAGCCGTAGAATCGTGGAGGAAATTCAAACGTAAACTAGAATACATTGGTACAACCAACCGAGGGCATTCGAATACGTTGTTTTAGTACTATTAAGAACATGAGAATACCCCAGATATAGAAAACTACTTCCCTGAAGTTCAATTTCATCTTCTTTTACATGATTCTGACAAGAACCAAACACTGTCATTAATCATGTTTAATAAACTGAAGAGATATTAGCCTTCAAAATGTGCTGTTAAGACAAGTGAAGATCCTGAAAACTGTGTTTTGTACATAGACTCCACAAAGAGAAAATGCTTACAAAAGACACAAATACCTCACACCAGACTAAATTACACAAACAAACACAATCATGAGTCCTCCATAAGCCCATCATTACATTATGGCACAACCCTTCCTTTCCTCTTGTGGCTGTACGGCAGTTTGCGGATATCTGTTTGAGTCCGATGGGTTGTAAGTGAACTCCGATGTATCGAGCCCATACTGCATTACAACCATTCAAGAATCAAGTCAGAAACTAAATAGCAGTACTATCAAAAGGAAAGAGGTTTCACAAGAGACCCAAATATTATAAGTGCACTTGCTACTTGCTAGTACATAAACAAGATAAAAACCATATGAATCTACTGCCACAAGCCAACTGAAACAATAATCCCATATGCTGTCACAAGGAAGCTTTTTTGAAACTAGGAAGGAAATTCAAAGTAAAAATCATCTCATTATCTGACTAAGCCCTGGCTGATGCAAAACAAAAGGTCTTGCTGTGATCGGATATtttttcaaaagaaaagaaaatgcatCTCCGCAAAGTTCCAGAAAGGTCAAAATAATAGTGCACCACAAACAAGCACCGATTATAAAAATCCTCATGAGTGCAAAGTAACTATAAAAGATTGTGTAGTTGGTAATAACAAGCGTTGAGCAGTCAACCAAGACGGTTAAAAACATCATCATCCACATTAACATGCAAGAAAAGCAAATTAACAGAAAGCAGACCTTTTCCCTCATGCGTGTACTCCATGCATCATTTCTACTCGGACGATTATCAAGGGTACCAGCAACAGGGACACCAGTTGCAGGATTCGGTGGCCTATTGTTGATCAGTGGCTGACGGATTTGTTGTCTGGGACCACCTATGTACTCATCATCACTATCATAGTCTGCTGGTCTATTCGCTGCCCTTACAACGAGGGCCAATAAGAATATAAGAGCCTGCAACTCATGTCAACAGCCAAAATTGAGAAATACTGGGAGATAGAGACATTATTGAGATTGGCGTAACTAATCCCAACTAGTTCGGGATTGACACTTAGTTGTTATACTGGGAGGAAAGGACAAAACAAACATCCAGGTCAAATATCCTCTGCTATATCCGCAAATCTATACTGAATATGGTCAAGCCAGCAGTAAGCAATGACTTTCACTAGGGCCATGCCAACATCTCTAATGCACACTAAAAGGCCACAGCAGATATAACTGGTAGGGGACATATATTGCACCCACAGGGATGAATAGATTACATTTAATGCATTTTGCAGACAAATTCAGTGAATGCATGAGCATATTTAGCAACATAACCACTCAAGCTGTGGAGATAGGCATCTGAATAGGGTCAATAGCTAGTAAAAAATTCAAAGGATCATAGATAGACAACATAACGGAATTGAATGTGAAAGAACATGGTGCAGAGCGCAAACAACATTGATAGCAGTTTCACATAAACTCCTGTATTTCACTCATAATCCAACAAGGTATGATCCAACAGAGAGTTCTGTTCTTTTTTCCCCTCTTTTTTCTTGGAAACAACAAACCATATATATTGTCCTTAACCTCACCTCCAAAATAACAGCCCCAAGGGCAACCCACTTGATAATCTTCCAGTGGTCCTCCAGAAATTCATAGATTGTATCAAAGTTGCCCGTTTTGTCACTTGGAATTTCCTGACAGAGACTTTCATCACTTTTATGACAACAAATGTATAGTGTGAAAGTGAAATCATGAACTAGAAAAACTCTTACCTCTCTCCAGCTTTTGTCAAAGAATATAAAACCAGCAGCACCAAGCTCTACCAAGATCAACAAGAAAAGCAGCACAGAGTACTGTCATAGTTAAGGTGCCAAACATGCTTCATAGAAGCCTGAGAAGAGAAATCAGAAGAACACTCTAGTAACTCCGATATCCTAAAAATCAACAACTCCTGTCGGACATGAGGGGTTGGGGGAGTACTGCAACACGGGCAAGAGGATAACGATAAACTGAAAAAGCAATTAATAGACATGTCGTCTAATCCATCTCCTCTGACATGTGACGAAGTTAGGATTAAGCCTAAAATGATCCAGAACTCATCCAAGTAAGTTCAAAAGAAAAAGCTATAAAAGGAAGATTTCAAAAATCTGACTGAAAATGCTCCTATTGATCCAAATCATAAGTCTGCCCAACAACATAACTTCTAGCATttctaaatatttgatgaaagaaTATATTTCATCAAAAGAATTTAGGCTTTTCACATATAAGTGATCATGAAGACTAAACAAATAATAAGGATACACAACTCAGGCAGCATCCGTTCCTTGTTGCCGCTCCAATGCAACCACAGCAAGATACAACAACAAGAACTGCTCCAATACCAATGAATAAGTATATGAACCTGCAACATAACAAATAGATCAATTAGTTTTCCACAGAACATATACAAAATCAAATCAACTGAACATTAGCAAAACTTTATCTCAAAGAAAGGTCAGCATTAGCAATGAAGGAAGAATGATCTTGTCATTTCATACTTTGATAAATCATGTAGGCAAGTTCTGAGAATTCAAACCCACTCAAAGCTAAAGATATATTATGACAAAAGGCTCTTATCTCTATTTGTAACATAATATGGACGCAAACAAACAGGTGACACAATAATTCAACCTCTGCACATATTAGTAATCCCTAGCAAAACTTTATCCCAAGAAAAAAGTCATCGATTAGCAATAGAAGGAAGAATGGtcttttcattatttattttctataaaTCATGTAGATAGGTTCTGAGAATTCAAACCCACTCAAAACTAACGACATATTATGACGAAAAGGCTTGTCTCTGTTTATCATTTAATATTGACACGAACAAAGAGGTGAAGACCATATATAGTTAATTTTTTTCATTACATTTCAAAATTTCTTTCCCTTCTACTCCTACGGAACACCCAAATTAGTTCAATCGTTGCATATACTTTCTGCAAAAATACAAGGCAAGTTACTTTTTAGCAAAAtgctaaaataaaagaaagcataaTATATCGGGACCCTCATGAACTTGGCACTTTTTATCCCGTGCACATTTAAACTAGTTTTGGTCTTAATTACCCCTTCAACTTGTCAGCTTGCTAGACTTcgccccctccccctccccctccgaCCTCAGCCCAAGGAGGTGTGATGTACTCGCTGCTACGTGGATATATTTTGTCCACGTGGAATTttcataataaaatatatatttttcccttttaaataaatttaaaaatttaaatctttttTCCCAGCCAAATTTTGTAAAAGACATGTTTGGATATTCATCcaaattttttctttttacatATTCGGCCCTTTCAAAAAGAAGAAATACTAGCTGAAACAAATCGTCATCGCATCTAAAGATGAAATACAAAAAGACACAGTTAAAATCCATTATTTAAGCTAAAAAATTGTATTTGACTAAAAATATCGAGTTCtagcaatttcttttataaatttcGTGGGGAAATTAAAAAGTACATAGTTGGGATAAAGTCATTGCATCTaataagaaataaaagaaaatttaataGTTTGAGCTCCGATATTTTAGCTAAAACTTCTTTATCTAGTCTAGTTAAAAATAATGGAGCTCTCGGTAAAAAATTTGTATAGTTGGCGCAGAATAAAATTAAACAGTTAGAATAAATATCTTGCatctaaagaagaaataaaatgaaATGCATACTTGAAACCCATTAACGCTTTCTCTGactaaaaataattgattttagtcaaatatttttttacatatttggagaaaaagaagaaatacaCGATAAAAACAAGTAGCCATTTcaccaaaaaagaaataaaaaattgcaAATTGAGGTCAAATATGTGTGGTATATTAAGTAAAGGTAAGAAAAATATACATAGTTAGAACAAACAAATCATAGTATATGATTATGTGGCAACTAACAGTTGAAAAATACCCCACTTGGAAGCTGATTTTTTTATTTCTCACCACTCTCACACGCCTAAAAGAGAGTATATCCATTCTCTTTGTCATGTCAACATTCAAGGGGGCAAATGTTATCAAACCGCCAAGTTCAAGGGGGTAATTAAGACCAAAATAGTTCAGGTGTGCACTGAATAAAAAGTGTTAAGTTCAGGTGGGGCCCCAATATATTATGCCATAAAAAAGAATTACATATCAGTTCCACAGGCAGACACTATTTGTTGTCAATGCAGCAAACATGTAATACAAAAGGATTACAGCACCGCGGAGTAATCCATACCCTAGATGAAAGAAACATTTCTGGCCATCATAATCCTCAAAGGGTCATGACCTGTTTTAAGTAAGAAGTCCCTACCAAAAACTCTattgaataaaattaaaattaaaatttgtttCACTTGCTTCCTAGAAGTTCTAAATTACGACTTGTGAAGTTGGAGGTGATTTTCCTCATCGctaaaaatcataattttttagTAAAATAAACTTCATAATCTCCAAAAGAAAATTACAGTACATagattgacaattcaattcatgttTTCTTGAACGTAGTTTGGTTTTATACAAACTCCTTAAATACAGTACAATAGAGGCATCCCACTTCCTTCGGAAAGTGTCTCAATCACTTCCATGGAATGTACTTTACATTCTACACAGAGAAAGAATAAAAAATTTCCagcactcccccccccccccccgacccAACAGCACCCCTGAAAACTGAAAGGAAGGAAAAATGAGGATGAAACTAAAACTGAAGTCATACATTCCGGATGACGGGTATTCCTGACATGAAGAGTAGAGTTTGAAGTCTATCAAGGGATGGATATAAAGCCTTTCATACACAGTCAAAACTGACAATGGAGATGCATGAAGTTTGCAGTTAATCCATGTCCTGGAATACCCCAAATCAATCACCTTATATGTTAGAGATGTTGAGCACGAGATGTTGACGACATGAACACGAGAAGCATAGAAGCAGAGAAAATCTGTTTACACTTTATATCAGGTAGAAAAGGGCTATCATCAAATCGGGGGGTTAAGATAGTGCAGGTGGGTTTGGTGAGATTCAGACCATGATTAACGTAGTTAGGACTGACACCAAAAGAGAGATGGGTGAAATACACAATCCCTGGTAAGGAAAATGCAGAAGGGATCATTACTCTATGGAAATGGTGGCTAGATGATGGCTAAAAATGAGGAAGGGAGGGGGTTGGTCATGGAAGCACTAAACAAGATGACGGTTGGAGCTGGCACGACCACGGAAAAAGGAGTTAGTCACACGAGTACCTGCTGTAAGTTGAAGTGCAAGGTTTGTGAATCGCACTTTTGTTGTACTTTCCACGAAGAAAGACAAGGAAGTACCGAGTACTTCTAGTCCAACGAGCAGAACAAATCCCTTTGATGTACAAAGAGTGGAAGAAATAAACCTAGTATTGAGAACTTGAGATCATCTATTTTGGTACTTCTCACGGAACAAAGTGAAAAAGATAGAGAGATCATTAGACGCAAGTAAATCCTTAGGAAAAAATCAAGCAATGTTTCCCAAATCCAGTTCACGTTTATTCTGTCTAAATGAACAATCATCTCCTATGCGGAAGATACTATCTTCTCAATTTCCCTAATCAGAGAAGCAACAGACTATACCTTTTAACTCTTTAAAAAATTCTGCCCTTATCTTTTTTAAGTGTGACATCCCTCTAAAAAACAATGAAGAACTAGCATATGCGACATTACTAACTAGCAAATACAGCTTCCAGTATCACACCATCGCAATCATCTCGAATTCAGCTTCAAGGCTTGGCACGAAACAATCAAAATAAGCATTATGGGGAAAAGGGTATTCATACCAAGCTTTTGGAAGTTTATCAAAGATGTTTTCAGCCACAGATACAGCCATCAACATTGGACGACCGAGCTCAATCACTTCAGCACTACTTGTAGGTGCAACCGGGTAATCATCCCCAGAGGACGAATGATTTTTGTACTCAACAAAGAGGTAAATACCATACCCCACCATTGCCAAACCAACAAGGGTCAACAAGAAGTTCAAGAGCTTCAACAAGCACTCCCAAAACCCTTTACACGCCATTCTCTACACTTCCTTCACAAACCCTTGAAATAAAGCAAACAGCTCCTTTTAAAATTTCAGCTAATTCATCAAATTCCCTAAAAATACCAACATGCACAAACCCACTCGTCAATACTTCAGAATTATCCAAGAcacataaaaatccaaacttTTTCACAAAATATAGATTGTCTAACACCAATACATATGTACATAATCATATCCAATAAATACCCATTTGATTAAAAAGAATAAAGCAGCTTTATATAGATGCATCACACCAAAAGGAATATGATAATTTTGATTATGGATGGATCTGTTATGGGAAAACAATTAAAGGGGTAAAAAATCACAAGAAATTTAAAGTCTTGGAGCAAGAAATTTGAGATATAATTACAATTCACCAAGATTTGGGATTATCAATTGAACTTATACAAAAACAGAAAAGGGGAAAAATGGGTTGAAAAATACTTACAAGAAAAGCAGAATAGCGGCAAGATTTGAGATGGGAAGACTGGAAGGTTGTAAGAGAAAGAGAGAGttgaagagaaaaaggaaaaacaaattgGCCAAAAGGTTAGCTGTCTGTCTGGTACCTTTCCGTTATCGCTAAAATGGTTTACGATATGGGCACTCTTATTTTTGCGAAGTACAAACTCATTCTATTTCTATTTATGTGATAGAATTTCCTTACAAAAAGAATAATGTCAatctatatttaaaaataatttgtatttaaattttatatattatatttctATTGAGATATATATAGACACAtgaatatttataatttattttgtattataaatttaaatatttttaaattttaatataatTAAAGGGCATCACACAAAAAAAAATCATTGAAAATAAtacttttgtttttttatttgctcttttcttcttcttcgtctttttTGTGGTGGTTGGAGATGGATTTCTTATGGATATTAAAATTCATATCTAATATCTTCATTCTTTTTGGTATTTAAAATTATTAACAATCAAATgtatacataaattattttttatttttagattattaaaattagattattgatgatatttccCTTTTCTTCTAATTTATAtgattgtatacggtcgaaatcgggcatgtccGATTTTATAGGCACGAG
The DNA window shown above is from Nicotiana tomentosiformis chromosome 8, ASM39032v3, whole genome shotgun sequence and carries:
- the LOC104087757 gene encoding uncharacterized protein, producing MAVISTEHIFFSKAYMLPSDNDIEECLALVREKSFISLNQRCDTVLHFLAIKGNVAAFRALIKEGLLSIEALRKKNVKGCTALHEAARYGQKEVAEIMLMQDNDLVHLKDEAGETPLYFWRILGGFWE
- the LOC104087755 gene encoding tobamovirus multiplication protein 2A; translation: MACKGFWECLLKLLNFLLTLVGLAMVGYGIYLFVEYKNHSSSGDDYPVAPTSSAEVIELGRPMLMAVSVAENIFDKLPKAWFIYLFIGIGAVLVVVSCCGCIGAATRNGCCLSCYSVLLFLLILVELGAAGFIFFDKSWREEIPSDKTGNFDTIYEFLEDHWKIIKWVALGAVILEALIFLLALVVRAANRPADYDSDDEYIGGPRQQIRQPLINNRPPNPATGVPVAGTLDNRPSRNDAWSTRMREKYGLDTSEFTYNPSDSNRYPQTAVQPQEERKGCAIM